From a single Rosa rugosa chromosome 7, drRosRugo1.1, whole genome shotgun sequence genomic region:
- the LOC133722190 gene encoding transcription factor bHLH130-like: protein MYNSASPIKSLQTELPLMDSNTHFNLEHQQPHHQPNSGLLRFRSAPSSLFADNNNNNNADLGVNKGTSIEGGSDSDRLFSRFVSYSHSNDSESWPSSFQEFEDKSTVTEAAVTASRMSSQLQQQQQGFPGLPPHYPRQNSFGSGNGSYGLVGSAAVDHHPQAKTVTSNLVRQSSSPAGLFSNNTSVQNGFPFGAWNDPSNFADNLGGMRRDQDNDQKLFSATQNGDLGNRIHILSHHLSLPKNSAEVAMEKFLQLQDSVPCKVRAKRGCATHPRSIAERVRRTRISERMRKLQELVPNMDKQTNTADMLDLAVDYIKELQKQFKSLSDVRANCKCLSMQKPVQNQIV from the exons ATGTATAATAGTGCCTCGCCTATCAAATCGTTGCAAACAGAGTTGCCGTTAATGGATTCAAATACCCATTTCAATCTGGAGCACCAACAGCCCCACCACCAACCCAATTCTGGGTTGCTCCGATTTCGCTCTGCTCCGAGCTCACTGTTCGctgacaacaacaacaacaacaacgccGATTTGGGGGTCAATAAGGGAACTTCAATCGAGGGTGGTTCCGACTCCGACAGATTGTTCTCGAGATTCGTGAGCTACAGTCACAGTAACGACTCGGAATCGTGGCCGTCGAGTTTCCAGGAGTTCGAGGACAAATCTACGGTGACGGAGGCGGCTGTGACGGCGAGTCGTATGAGCTCACAGcttcagcagcagcagcaggggTTTCCTGGTCTTCCACCTCATTATCCGAGACAGAACTCGTTTGGGAGTGGTAATGGCTCTTATGGGTTGGTGGGTTCGGCCGCAGTGGATCATCACCCGCAAGCCAAGACTGTTACTTCCAATCTTGTTCGGCAGAGTAGTTCTCCTGCTGGGCTTTTCTCCAACAACACCTCTGTTCAAAATG GATTCCCATTTGGAGCATGGAATGATCCATCAAATTTTGCTGATAATTTAGGTGGCATGAGAAGAGACCAAGATAATGACCAGAAATTATTCTCTGCTACTCAG AATGGTGATCTTGGGAACCGGATTCATATATTATCCCACCACTTGAGTTTACCAAAAAATTCAGCAGAAGTTGCCATGGAAAAGTTCCTCCAACTCCAAGATTCTGTACCTTGCAAAGTTAGAGCAAAGCGAGGTTGTGCCACTCATCCTCGAAGCATTGCAGAAAGG GTGAGAAGAACACGGATTAGTGAACGAATGAGGAAGCTACAAGAGCTTGTGCCGAACATGGACAAG CAAACAAATACAGCAGACATGTTGGACTTGGCTGTTGATTATATTAAAGAACTTCAGAAACAGTTCAAG AGTCTTAGCGATGTTCGAGCCAACTGCAAGTGTTTGAGTATGCAGAAGCCCGTTCAAAATCAGATAGTTTGA